A genomic segment from Aegilops tauschii subsp. strangulata cultivar AL8/78 chromosome 1, Aet v6.0, whole genome shotgun sequence encodes:
- the LOC141027934 gene encoding uncharacterized protein: MYFDGAFARQGAGAGTVLISPTQDKLYYAVQLCFQRGEKVSNNIAGYERLMASLKAAVALGVKRLTIKGDLQLLVNFSNKVYEPRDKHMEAYLVEVHKMEKQFLGLELQHVPRRTNKEADDITTRASKRLP, encoded by the coding sequence atgtacttcgatggcgcttTCGCACGCCAAGGCGCGGGGGCCGGCACCGTGCTCATCTCCCCCACTCAAGACAAGCTATACTACGCCGTtcagctctgcttccagcggggcgagaaggtctccaacaacatcgcgggaTATGAGAGGTTGATGGCCAGCCTCAAGGCCGCCGTGGCCTTGGGGGTAAagcgtctcaccatcaagggcgacttgCAGCTCCTCGttaacttctccaacaaggtctACGAGCCGAGGGAcaagcacatggaggcatacctcgtgGAGGTGCAtaagatggagaagcaattctTGGGCTTGGAGCTACAGCACGTGCCTCGCCGCacgaacaaggaagccgacgacatcacCACAAGGGCATCGAAGCGCCTGCCCTAG